In the Anguilla anguilla isolate fAngAng1 chromosome 7, fAngAng1.pri, whole genome shotgun sequence genome, one interval contains:
- the trmt10b gene encoding tRNA methyltransferase 10 homolog B — MDTTETLEEKDISVCTFQLNTTEETRISEMLDLLHIDLEIETKPAISLDAEDCACSKNVQRKRRNWEKRLAAKKNKRKEEKQRRKLKRAEQSVTGTDTDNPQHSKRVVKVITKERLREAQLAGPKLCVDLGMTECMSHKEISRLACQIRRLYGSNRKAARPFHIVLTDMRESSLLYQECLRMNDGFLDYVMDVTEESCVDLFPLESLIYLTPDAEQALNTVDPEKVYILGGLVDESIQKKISYLKAKASGIRTARLPIDEYMVKKSNPKNFHSKILAINQVFDTLLCFCESGSWTQALGEGVPLGKGYMVAQETAETSAP, encoded by the exons ATGGATACAACTGAAACTCTGGAAGAAAAGGACATATCAGTTTGCACATTTCAGCTGAATACAACAGAAGAGACCAGAATATCAGAAATGCTTGACCTGTTGCATATTGACCTCGAAATTGAAACAAAGCCGGCAATCAGCCTTGATGCCGAAGACTGTGCATGTTCT AAAAACGTCCAGAGGAAGCGGAGGAACTGGGAGAAAAGACTGGCAGCCAAGAAGAACAAACGGAAAGAAGAAAAGCAGAGGAGGAAGCTCAAACGGGCTGAACAGTCAG TTACAGGCACTGATACGGACAACCCTCAGCACAGCAAACGTGTTGTCAAGGTGATCACCAAAGAGCGCCTCCGGGAGGCCCAACTGGCAGGACCCAAGCTGTGTGTGGACTTGGGCATGACGGAATGCATGTCTCATAAG GAAATAAGCCGGCTTGCCTGTCAGATACGACGTTTGTATGGGTCCAACCGGAAAGCTGCCAGGCCCTTCCACATAGTGCTCACGGACATGAGAGAGAGCAGCCTGCTGTACCAGGAGTGCCTGAGGATGAACGATGGCTTTCTGGACTATGTG ATGGACGTTACTGAAGAAAGCTGCGTCGACCTCTTCCCTCTTGAAAGCCTCATCTACCTCACACCCGATGCAGAGCAAG CTTTGAACACTGTGGATCCAGAGAAGGTCTACATACTTGGAGGTCTTGTGGATGAGAGCATTCAGAAG AAGATCAGCTATTTGAAAGCGAAGGCCAGTGGTATCCGTACAGCCAGGTTGCCCATTGATGAATACATGGTGAAGAAGAGTAACCCCAAAAACTTCCATTCAAAGATACTGGCCATTAATCAGG TCTTCGACACCCTGCTGTGCTTCTGTGAATCGGGCAGCTGGACTCAAGCCCTGGGAGAGGGAGTCCCTCTGGGGAAAGGGTACATGGTTGCTCAGGAAACGGCTGAGACGTCTGCGCCCTGA
- the LOC118231219 gene encoding interleukin-8-like produces MVKRQQLHGQTLGASKLPREAEPHRPEVISAPVHQCVLLCSVEANPDTTMDCRVIASVLICLAFVSITTSGLELRCSCIKRRSELIPRKHIHQLEIIPAGAHCERPEVIIKIKGGKLNNEICVDPEARWVKNLINSSTRKMGQKK; encoded by the exons atggttaaaaGGCAGCAACTGCACGGTCAGACACTGGGAGCGAGTAAGTTACCACGAGAGGCAGAACCGCACAGGCCTGAAGTGATATCCGCACCGGTCCACCAGTGTGTTCTCCTCTGTTCCGTTGAAGCAAACCCAGATACCACCATGGACTGCAGGGTCATAGCTTCCGTTCTCATCTGCCTGGCGTTTGTGTCCATCACCACTTCAG gCTTAGAGCTGCGTTGCAGCTGCATTAAAAGACGCAGTGAGTTAATTCCTCGCAAGCACATCCATCAGCTGGAGATCATCCCCGCAGGTGCACACTGCGAAAGGCCGGAAGTCAT TATTAAAATTAAGGGAGGAAAACTCAATAACGAGATATGCGTGGATCCTGAAGCCAGATGGGTGAAGAATTTGATTAATTCCTCAACGAGAAAG ATGggacagaaaaaataa